One Streptomyces hundungensis DNA segment encodes these proteins:
- a CDS encoding DUF2637 domain-containing protein encodes MNSVQTRSAERALSGGTWLIVCGAMLYSILTVTPLMADHTAPKWAWTAPILPLVVDAAVVIVVKLDDVLARLGGHGGTWPVLLRWMTGLMTWALNIGDSALRKDLVGVAVHSVAPLLLIVTAETSLAYRRALAAAQAALQAERQAERDRAEQKARERADQARAEAREAREYAAAQERERRDHEARLAREQGEREERERREEREERERREAAERESRERLEREREQREHERLGRERQARERAEAERRERAEKAERERRERQERAARERDELLERGPAQTKLEEDEARRIVTAAYEASLPVRQAAELCGWSVGWVSTRYAEHRDPSTGGAELAIASR; translated from the coding sequence GTGAACAGTGTTCAGACGCGTTCAGCGGAGCGGGCACTGTCGGGCGGCACGTGGTTGATCGTGTGCGGGGCGATGCTCTATTCGATCCTCACGGTCACGCCGTTGATGGCCGACCACACCGCCCCGAAGTGGGCGTGGACCGCGCCGATTCTGCCGCTGGTGGTCGATGCGGCGGTGGTCATCGTGGTCAAGCTCGATGACGTCCTGGCCCGGCTTGGTGGGCACGGGGGCACGTGGCCGGTCCTGCTGCGCTGGATGACCGGCCTCATGACGTGGGCCCTGAACATCGGGGACTCCGCGTTGAGGAAAGACCTGGTGGGAGTGGCGGTCCACTCCGTGGCGCCGCTCCTTTTGATCGTCACTGCGGAGACCAGCCTCGCCTACCGGCGCGCTCTCGCCGCGGCTCAAGCTGCTCTGCAAGCTGAGCGTCAGGCCGAGCGCGACCGGGCCGAGCAGAAGGCGCGGGAGCGGGCCGACCAGGCCCGCGCCGAAGCCCGCGAGGCACGCGAGTACGCCGCCGCGCAGGAGCGTGAACGCCGCGACCACGAGGCCCGCCTGGCCCGTGAACAGGGCGAGCGGGAAGAGCGTGAGCGACGCGAGGAACGCGAAGAGCGCGAGCGCAGGGAAGCGGCTGAGCGGGAGAGCCGTGAACGCCTTGAACGCGAGCGTGAACAGCGTGAACATGAGCGTCTGGGCCGTGAACGGCAGGCGCGTGAGCGGGCCGAAGCCGAACGGCGGGAGCGGGCTGAGAAGGCGGAGCGTGAACGGCGTGAACGTCAGGAGCGCGCGGCCCGTGAACGCGATGAACTGCTTGAACGCGGTCCCGCGCAGACCAAGCTAGAAGAGGATGAAGCCCGCCGGATCGTGACTGCGGCCTACGAGGCATCCCTGCCGGTGCGGCAGGCGGCGGAGCTGTGCGGCTGGTCGGTCGGCTGGGTCTCCACCCGCTACGCCGAACACCGCGACCCCAGCACCGGCGGCGCTGAACTCGCGATCGCGAGCCGCTGA
- a CDS encoding RRQRL motif-containing zinc-binding protein has product MGTAAYARCYDPSGARYGIPTFPWKFAPDGYATRRQLRARGLRPGGQEVAAQLMRTSRRRRAGVSVAFLYRVDQAKPVRPMTSRKWGALALAMLARRTCPACGVVYDYCIPVSLGMCVLCADADRPRTF; this is encoded by the coding sequence ATGGGCACCGCCGCGTACGCGCGCTGCTACGACCCGTCCGGAGCCCGCTACGGCATACCGACCTTCCCGTGGAAGTTCGCCCCGGACGGCTACGCTACCCGCCGGCAGCTCCGGGCCCGGGGGCTGCGGCCCGGCGGGCAGGAAGTCGCGGCCCAGCTCATGCGCACGTCCCGCCGTCGGAGGGCGGGGGTGAGTGTGGCGTTCCTCTACCGCGTCGACCAGGCGAAGCCGGTCCGGCCGATGACGTCGCGCAAGTGGGGCGCTCTCGCGCTGGCGATGCTCGCCCGCCGTACCTGCCCCGCGTGCGGCGTGGTCTACGACTACTGCATCCCTGTCTCGCTCGGCATGTGCGTGCTCTGCGCCGACGCCGACCGCCCGCGCACCTTCTGA